Genomic DNA from Elusimicrobiota bacterium:
AGTTCCATCAGCCTTTGATAACGCTTCTCTTTGACCTCGGCAGGTACCGGGTCCCCAAGCGCCTCGGAGGCCGTGCCCGATTCAAACGAGAATTGGAATGCCCCGACGCGGTCGAAGCGCATCTCCTCGACGAAGTCCAAAAGTGTCTGGAACTCCTCGTCCGTCTCGCCGGGATAGCTATTAATTAGACTACCCCTTAACAATGGTTTCCATTCTTTTGAAGGCCTTTCACCTTTTTTAACATAAATTTGTCCTTTTGCCACATCGTCAGTTTGGGGAGGATCACCCTTACCTTTTTCAAACGGTTTCACTCCATTATAAACGTCACATTTCTCACTTAATGAAGTTGAATTAGAAAGAATCTTGTCAACTATGCCTTTTATTTCCGATGAACTGGACACATTAATTGGTTCACCTGTTTTGGGAATATCCTTACCCCTTAATTTTTGCTTAAAGTTAATTTTGTCTTTTTGCCTAATATCAATTATTACAGAGTCATTATTTTGTATCCCTTTCCTTGTATTTTTGAAGATTAAAACATGGGTATCTACAACCGCACTAAATACTTTTTCTGGCAATAAGAGGATTCTATCCCAAGAGTATTTTGTCGCTAAATATGAACGTATTTTTCTCAAACGTAAAGACTGCAACCAAGTATTTGAAACTATAACACCAAGCAGACCTTGCTCTTTAAGGAACTCTTCATATCGTTCTAAAAATAACAAATACAAATCTTTTTGATAGTCCTGATTTATATAAACTTCTGAGAAATACTTCTGCTGTTCATCAGAGATCATATATCCATATGGTGGATTTCCAATCACCACATCAAAACCACCGTTATCCATAATAGAATTGAAGCGTTCTTTCCAATTGAACTCTCTTATTTTATAATAATCATCACCAAAATATTTTTTCATTTCAAGCGTACTGCCCGAAATGAGAGAATTCCCACATTTGATGTTCCCTTCCAGTTTCGGAAGTATCCCTTGGCCTACAGGCACCCCGTGTTCATCTTCCAACATTTTAAGCATTAAAGAAAGCTTTGTTACTTCTACTGCTTGTTCATCTATATCAACTCCAAAAATATGATTCTTTAATATCTCACATTTTTCAGGAATAGTTAACCTAGCTTCCGCTTCCTCATGTTTTAAATCCAATCCTTGCTGATTTTCAGCACCCTTCTTGCGGGATTCTTTTTTTAATCGTTTATAGTATCCCAACATTTCCCCATAAGCACGTATTAGAAAACTGCCCGACCCGCAGGCAGGATCAAGTATTTTTATTTTCTTTGCTTTTGCGGGTGTTAATTCTTCAAGCAGTTTACCTACTGTATTTTTGACAATATAGTCAACAATATATTCCGGCGTATAATATACTCCCCCAGCCTTACGCACTTCTGCTTTCTCAACGTATCTGACTTGTTGCTCAGTTAAATGTATGGTATGTCCCAAATACTGCTCATAAATACTACCGAGCACTTCCAATGGGATCACATCAAACTGGTAGGGATTATACGTGTCCATTACAATTTCTTTCATTACTTCAAAATCTATTGCAAGTTCACCTTCCCAAGGTTGAGCAAGAAACAGATCGCTATCGAATGCACGGCGATAACCAGCAAAGGTGTCCTTCAAAAACAACATAGCTTTTGTTCCAACAGAACCAGTACGCTCTTCAAAAATATTATTGAGTTTTGCACCTTGATAAAGGGCGCGATCCTCGCAAAAACGAATAAAGATAATTCGGTCAAGAAGTTTTTGAGTGATTGATTTTAGGTAATCCGCATTAGCTTCGGAGTTATCTGAGGAAAACAATTTGTGGTTATTCTTGTAAATATCTTTTGCCAGAGATAACCGCCAGTTTTCTAGCGAATCAAGAACAGCCTTATCAACAGGTATCTTTTCTTTCGCTTTGGCTGTAAGAAGTTTGTTAATCTCTCCGTTTAGTACGGATTCTTTAGAAAGCTTCCAAATTTCATCAAATTCATCTAAGTATTCTTTCCAATTCAGGTCTAATTTTAGACCCTTTCTATAATTTTTTAAATCTGGTTTTATAGTTACATCAAATAACTTTAATCCTTCAAAATCAGTAAGCATAACAAAAGGGACATCTTTATGATTATACCCATAGTTAACTGCCTGTGAAACAAATTTATTAAGGTCTTCCCTTATTGCCTTGGCTTCAACAAATATTTCAGATTTGCCATCAATTTTTAAACTATAATCTACTCGTCCTCTTGAAACCTTATGTTCGGGCTTAACTTCGTTTATATCATTTACATCCCAGCCAAGAACATCCTTCAAAAACGGTTGTACATATCCGATTTTCGTTGCTTCTTCGCTATATTCATTGGTTTGCCCGGAAGCGAACTCCCGTTCAAATTTCTCTACTAGTTTTCTTAGATTTTCTTTCGCTTGTTCTTTTTGCATATTATCCCTATTTGTTTTCTTCCAGTTAAACTACTTCTTATCCCCCATATCCATCCCCCCGCATGGTTTCTATGAAACCAAGACAGCGGGGCTCCGATTTAGCGAGACTTATGGAGGTCGCCGCCATTACATCTTCATTCCTGGCATTGAGCCGCCCCCTCGAACTCCAAGGTTGAGAACGGCAACTGCTTATTTCAAAAATCCCACTTTTTTTCTTCTTGGCTCATCGTGAACTATCATTAATTGCCGTATAGCTTCAAAAATATTCTGAATTTCCCGATCATGCTTTTCATACTTTTGCTCCAATTTGTCAAGTTTTTCAGCTAATGCCTTATGAGTAGAAACAAATTGTCTAAGTTTAACAAAAGTTTTTATTATTGAAATGCTTATTTTCACAGCGGTGTCACTTTTAAGAACACTTGCTAACATTGCAACGCCATGTTCTGTAAATGCATAAGGCAAAACTGAAGAATGTTTAAGAGGTTTGAACCGGTCACAAATTGTGACCAGTTCATTTTTTTCATTTCTCGTTAACTGGAAGATGAATTCTTGCGGAAATCGTTCTTTGTTCCTTTTTACAGCTTGATTGAGGGCTTTTGTAGGCACTTCATATAGTTCAGCAAGATCTCTATCAATCATTATTTTCTGCCCGCGAATAACGAATATCCTCTGTTCTATACGATCATGTTGAGAAACAAGCTTCATTGTGCCTCTTAGTTTAGATAAGTTTTAGAAATCGTAAATCCTTTTCAATCTTCCCCCGCTGCCCGAACTGCAAAGTTAGGAGTGCAACAGGTTAAAGTTGAGCAACTACTGATATTGCTTCTCCCCGCCCTAGCGGGTATCGCAATGACGGCTTTCATGGATTCCCGATAATCCGCCGCGGCGGACGGGAATGACCCTTCGACTGCGCTCAGGGCAGGCACTTTATGCTATCTCACCGACTTCAGCTGGCTTTCGGAATCGATAAGGAAGTTGGCGTTTGTGACTACCATATCCCCCGCACTAAGACCCGAATCAACCGCGTAATAATCATCCGCGGCAAACGCGACAACAATTTCCCTGGGTTCAAGGTTGCCCTGCCCCTTGTCAACAAAAACAACCTTTCTTACCCCTGTATCAAACACGGCATTAGCGGGAACGGATAATTTTTTGCCCAACGGAACATATATGTTTACATTAACATACACCTCTGGCCTAAGGATATTTGACGAATTAGTAACTAAAATTCTTGCCGTAGTGTTCCTTGTTTCGGGATCAAGCGTAGGGTTCACGGCGATAATTTGTCCCTGAAATATTTTATCCGGAACAGAAGGTAAAGTTATCTCCGCTTTCATTTTAGGTTTAACAAATCCCAAATCATCTTCATAAATTGAAGCATAAACCCAGGCACGAGAACTCCCTTCGGTTATGAGAAGAGTCTTGTCGGGAACGCCTTTTGAGGCTAGCTCATTTACCTGCCCTTCGCTTAAACCCATCAGTTTCAGCTTGAACTTGGAAGCATCCAGTAAGGATTTTGCCCCTGAATCTGCATTACCGCCGGCCTTTGACTGCCCGTAAGTCTTAAGCGAACTTATAAATTCTTCCTCGGCATAATACAGGTCAGGGTCGTAAGCTACTTTTCCGACCGTCCTAATTGTTCTTTTGAGCTCTCTTACTTCGGCTTCGGCCGTTTGAACACCTATCATCTTTTGTTTTTCGGGCGATATGTTTATCGGGGCAAGGCCCTCAACTTTCTGCGATACAGGCGCTTCCCCTACCTCAAAAGGTTCCATTTCCATCCCCATGGAATCCTTTCCGGGCTTATCCGAAACTTCGCTCGGGTTCATTGTTGAGCGGTACATGACGGTCTTTTTGACCGTTTCTTTCTGCGGTGTTTCAACGGGGACAAGGTCCATATTGCAGACCGGGCACTTGCCTGACTTGGCAGCGGCATAATTTTGATGCATAGAACAGCAGTATTTGACCTTCGTTTTTGCGTTTGCTACCGATGAATGTTTTGAACACGAAGAAAATGTAAAAGGCAAAAACAGGCAACATAAACCGATAATAAGAATTTTAGTTTTCATTAAATACCTTCCTATTTTAGTGTCTGTTGAAAAAGTCCTCAACAGCCACTAATCTGTGTAATCGATCTTATAATCACTGTAATCAGGGTAGCAAACTCTAATTCAGAGCTACCCCCACCGCCGCTTCAAGTTCAGACAGATCGCGGTAATAATCGGCGATATATTGGTAGTAAGATAATTTATAATCAAGCAGGGCTGAGATGCTCGTTAGAAATTCCAGAAAATCGCGTTTATCTGCCTTGTACGCCGATCCCGAAACCTTCACGGATTGTTCCGCTTTCGGGATAATGCTGTCGCGGTAGAGATTGATGAGACGCAGGGTATTGTCTAAGGCAACGGTGTGTTCTTTTATCAGATACTGAACCATCAGTTTGGCGTTTAAGTTGTCCTGGTTTGACGCTTCTTTTTCACGGGCCATTTCAATAACGCCGGCACGCTTTTTCCAAAACCATAACGGAATGTTTATGCCGAGCATAATATCCGAACCCGCCCACTCCTCGTTCACCTTTTTTCTGCGGAAGGCGAGGTCAAAGTCCGGAGCGTATTCAAGATTCGCGGACTTTTTTCTATATACGCTTTGCTCAAAACGGGCTTCCTGCATCTTTGAAAGCGGGCTGTTTTGAAGAGCCCGGGTGGTAAGCTCTTCAATTGTCAGGCCTATCGGCGCGGGCAACAGTTCCTCCGGATTTCCGAGCGCTTCGCTCGGCCCTTTGCCTATCAGTAAATTTATCTGCGCCTTTTTCGTTTCTTTTTCCTGCGAAAGATTGGTTATCATCGCGGACATTTTTTCGGTTTCTATCTGCGCTTTAAGCACGTCATTTTGGGTTGTTTTCCCTACCACGTATTTTGACTCGGCGGTTTTGGCATACGACTTCATAATGTCAACGTACAGGCCGTAGGTTTCTATTGCTTTTGAAAGGAAATAATATTCGCCGTAGGAGGCCTGAAGCTGCTGAAGGATATTAAGCTCGGTATCTTTGTATGCCCATTCTATTTCATCAGCGAACGCTTTTGCTGTTTTTCCTTTGAAGTAGTTCTTTCCGGGAAATGGTATTTTCTGGCTTATCCCGTACATCTTTTCCATCGCTGATGAAACATCAAAACCGCCTTCGGGGATACTCCAGTACTCAACGATGAGCGACGGATCTTCCCACGTCTTTTCCTGAACCACTTTTGATTTGGATGCCTGCCACCGGGCGCGCGCAGCAAGAATTTCAGGATTATTGTTCTTCGCTCTTTTAATAAGCGAACTGAGGGTTTCAGTTTCCTGCCCGGGTATTTTAACAGCTAAGACAGCAATCATAGAAAAAACACTAATAAATAAGGATATTTTTTTTATCATAAATATTTTAAAGTACCCCGCCGGTTATTATTAAATTTCATTTAAATTATTTTCTGTTGGTTATGGAACTTATCTTGAAGTTCTTCCCTTCAGTTTTGCCGTTAACGGTAATCTGCAGGACACTGTCTTTTTGATTTAAGAAATTAACTACCATTTTGTCGCTGGACTTGCTTATGGGAATCAGTTTTCCGTCCGTAGTATAAATTGAATAACCGCTTGCCTTGCATGCAGGCATAAGCGCGCACGCTTTTGTATGCGTTTTAACAAATGCGCCGAGGTTTGCCTCATTACTGTTCGCGCACATATTATCAATTATGTCGCCCTGAAGCACTCTGTTCGCTGAAACAGAAACTGCTGATTTTCCTGCTTTGGCTTTCGCCGCAAAGACATACGTAGTTGCCAAAAAAACTAAACTGCATAAAACAATAAAAAAACCTAATCTCTTCATGTCTTCCTCCTTTTTTATTCAAATTGAAGTTAATTCTATTTCTTTTGAAACAGTAAAATCAATGAATTCCTTTACATAACATTACTTTGTCTTTGGCCATATTACCAGTACAATCCAAATCCTAAAGTGTTATATGTTTCATCGTTATAGGCAATAAAGTTCACGCTGAAAGCAAAATTTTCGGTAAGAAAATATCTCATTCCGAAAGCGTTTAAGGTGTCGGAATAAGATGACCGTTCATAAAATATTCTGCTCCATTCACCGTACACTTCAAGAGGTTTAACAATGCGGTATGCAACACCTATAGTTTCTGTCCGCGATGGAAAATCCCCAACTACACCGATTATTCCGCCCAAATCGCGGTTATTTCTTAACGACCAAGGTTCAACTGAACCGCCAAAAGAATTAACATTTTCAGAATAAGTAAATAGCGCTGTATTAAATCCTATTTTCAGGCTTCTTAAAATTGTCAATTTTATTGACGGACAATAAATATACTGGTTTAAGGTTCTTGAATCACCTGAGGTTTGCTGTTCATATATAGTGTCCTGGAAATACATCCCTAAACGGACTTTAAAATCTCTTTCGCCAAACGTATAACCTCCTGAAACATCCCAGGCGGTATATTTTAATCCGCCTCTTTCGGGTGAAAGAATAAAACCTGCCCCAGCATCTATATTTCTATTTACTTTGGTATTAACTTCGCCTCCGTAGCTTATCCTGCTTGAAGACCCCGAATAGCTTGAAGAGGTATAACTTGCGCTTACGGTAGTGCTTCGGGAAAGGGGAGCAAAAATTTCGGCATAGGTTGTCCTGTAATCGTGAGGCCCGATTGTTTCATTTACAGCAATGTAGCCGTAAAGAGTTGAATAACTGAGCAGGCTAATTACAATCAGATTTGAGATAATTTTTTTCATTTAGTTCTCCGAAAAATTTTCTTAAAAAAATTTTCTTTACTTTTTAAAACAGGTTCTTCCTGTTTTTTTTCAACTTCCGGTGACGGAACTTCTTTCGGCTGCTCGATAATTTTTCTTTTTTTCTTTAAAAGCATGGGTATCATAATACAAATACCCAAAAGGAGTCCTATGGCAAACGAAATCAAAATAACCGATGCCAAAGTGCTTACCGGCCTCCACATTAATAATGTCACGGCTATAGGTATCGGGTTTTGAAGCGCTACGACAACTGCTGCAAAAGCCACTAACAGCATGACAATCAAATAAACCATAAAATACCTCCCTTATTTGAGATAGAACCTGCTTTTCTCAGCATATGAAATTATTCTGTCCATTAGTTCCACACATTCTACCGGATAGTTTCCAACCGCCGTTTCAGCGGAAAGCATAACATAATCTGAACCGTCAAATATTGCATTAGCAACATCAGAAACCTCAGCTCTTGTCGGGATTCTATTTTCTGTCATGCTCTCAAGCATCTGAGTAGCTGTAATAACAAATTTTTTTGCGCGGTTACATTTTTTTATTATCTCTTTCTGAAATACGGGAACTTCATAAATGGGTATAGACACGCCAAGATCACCCCTAGCTATCATAATACCGTCACTAACACTAAT
This window encodes:
- a CDS encoding N-6 DNA methylase, producing the protein MQKEQAKENLRKLVEKFEREFASGQTNEYSEEATKIGYVQPFLKDVLGWDVNDINEVKPEHKVSRGRVDYSLKIDGKSEIFVEAKAIREDLNKFVSQAVNYGYNHKDVPFVMLTDFEGLKLFDVTIKPDLKNYRKGLKLDLNWKEYLDEFDEIWKLSKESVLNGEINKLLTAKAKEKIPVDKAVLDSLENWRLSLAKDIYKNNHKLFSSDNSEANADYLKSITQKLLDRIIFIRFCEDRALYQGAKLNNIFEERTGSVGTKAMLFLKDTFAGYRRAFDSDLFLAQPWEGELAIDFEVMKEIVMDTYNPYQFDVIPLEVLGSIYEQYLGHTIHLTEQQVRYVEKAEVRKAGGVYYTPEYIVDYIVKNTVGKLLEELTPAKAKKIKILDPACGSGSFLIRAYGEMLGYYKRLKKESRKKGAENQQGLDLKHEEAEARLTIPEKCEILKNHIFGVDIDEQAVEVTKLSLMLKMLEDEHGVPVGQGILPKLEGNIKCGNSLISGSTLEMKKYFGDDYYKIREFNWKERFNSIMDNGGFDVVIGNPPYGYMISDEQQKYFSEVYINQDYQKDLYLLFLERYEEFLKEQGLLGVIVSNTWLQSLRLRKIRSYLATKYSWDRILLLPEKVFSAVVDTHVLIFKNTRKGIQNNDSVIIDIRQKDKINFKQKLRGKDIPKTGEPINVSSSSEIKGIVDKILSNSTSLSEKCDVYNGVKPFEKGKGDPPQTDDVAKGQIYVKKGERPSKEWKPLLRGSLINSYPGETDEEFQTLLDFVEEMRFDRVGAFQFSFESGTASEALGDPVPAEVKEKRYQRLMEL
- a CDS encoding LapA family protein codes for the protein MVYLIVMLLVAFAAVVVALQNPIPIAVTLLMWRPVSTLASVILISFAIGLLLGICIMIPMLLKKKRKIIEQPKEVPSPEVEKKQEEPVLKSKENFFKKIFRRTK
- a CDS encoding efflux RND transporter periplasmic adaptor subunit, which gives rise to MKTKILIIGLCCLFLPFTFSSCSKHSSVANAKTKVKYCCSMHQNYAAAKSGKCPVCNMDLVPVETPQKETVKKTVMYRSTMNPSEVSDKPGKDSMGMEMEPFEVGEAPVSQKVEGLAPINISPEKQKMIGVQTAEAEVRELKRTIRTVGKVAYDPDLYYAEEEFISSLKTYGQSKAGGNADSGAKSLLDASKFKLKLMGLSEGQVNELASKGVPDKTLLITEGSSRAWVYASIYEDDLGFVKPKMKAEITLPSVPDKIFQGQIIAVNPTLDPETRNTTARILVTNSSNILRPEVYVNVNIYVPLGKKLSVPANAVFDTGVRKVVFVDKGQGNLEPREIVVAFAADDYYAVDSGLSAGDMVVTNANFLIDSESQLKSVR
- a CDS encoding TolC family protein — translated: MIKKISLFISVFSMIAVLAVKIPGQETETLSSLIKRAKNNNPEILAARARWQASKSKVVQEKTWEDPSLIVEYWSIPEGGFDVSSAMEKMYGISQKIPFPGKNYFKGKTAKAFADEIEWAYKDTELNILQQLQASYGEYYFLSKAIETYGLYVDIMKSYAKTAESKYVVGKTTQNDVLKAQIETEKMSAMITNLSQEKETKKAQINLLIGKGPSEALGNPEELLPAPIGLTIEELTTRALQNSPLSKMQEARFEQSVYRKKSANLEYAPDFDLAFRRKKVNEEWAGSDIMLGINIPLWFWKKRAGVIEMAREKEASNQDNLNAKLMVQYLIKEHTVALDNTLRLINLYRDSIIPKAEQSVKVSGSAYKADKRDFLEFLTSISALLDYKLSYYQYIADYYRDLSELEAAVGVALN
- a CDS encoding ORF6N domain-containing protein, which gives rise to MKLVSQHDRIEQRIFVIRGQKIMIDRDLAELYEVPTKALNQAVKRNKERFPQEFIFQLTRNEKNELVTICDRFKPLKHSSVLPYAFTEHGVAMLASVLKSDTAVKISISIIKTFVKLRQFVSTHKALAEKLDKLEQKYEKHDREIQNIFEAIRQLMIVHDEPRRKKVGFLK